Proteins found in one Candidatus Omnitrophota bacterium genomic segment:
- a CDS encoding ORF6N domain-containing protein: MSNLIAAELIATEIFEVRGKKVMLGKYLAKLYGVETKRLNEQVRRNINRFPADFMFQLTKEEVINLMSQSSSRSQIATLKQGQNIKYLPFVFTQEGVAMLSSVLNSDRAIQVNILIMRAFVRLKEALVSYNKLAAKINELEKKYIGHDEKMRDIFEAIRQLVASPPEKKRRITGFSRT; this comes from the coding sequence ATGTCTAATTTAATAGCGGCAGAATTAATAGCTACTGAGATATTTGAGGTTAGGGGAAAGAAGGTCATGCTAGGTAAGTATTTAGCAAAGCTCTACGGAGTAGAGACAAAAAGGCTTAATGAGCAGGTTAGGAGGAATATAAATAGGTTTCCGGCCGATTTTATGTTTCAATTAACAAAAGAAGAGGTAATAAATTTGATGTCGCAATCAAGTTCAAGGTCGCAAATTGCGACCTTGAAACAGGGCCAGAACATTAAATATCTGCCGTTTGTTTTTACTCAAGAAGGTGTTGCTATGCTTTCAAGTGTTTTAAATAGCGATAGGGCAATCCAAGTAAATATCCTAATTATGCGCGCTTTTGTTAGGTTGAAAGAAGCGTTGGTAAGTTATAATAAGTTGGCAGCTAAAATTAATGAGCTTGAAAAGAAATATATCGGCCATGACGAAAAAATGCGGGATATATTTGAAGCCATAAGGCAGCTTGTTGCTTCGCCACCTGAAAAGAAGAGGAGAATTACGGGGTTTAGTAGGACATAA